In Phaeodactylum tricornutum CCAP 1055/1 chromosome 10, whole genome shotgun sequence, a single genomic region encodes these proteins:
- a CDS encoding predicted protein produces the protein MVHEDEGLWDELSHQQSREIQQYQQETVWQPPSAVALHSIRTLETAGRLARTAASEVGRFAHVVYEAGTAAYHQQQERQRIQCQRTNTNPTTYLEEFGIPKEAPLLDNDYMDYTAFDEQQQRPAHQNGNPRGENDFVFLPSFRLQPHRDGWGAVANLDVFFSSLYSYYYHRGLIPIIGKGVVELVTLFFTLFLSVFVSAYVDWKALSSCIDEASCRPTFKSYLIRNPFAHWSLWNTIVILYILLFAAYGLVATLSLVHTIQQALHAKFVFEDRLGISARKLEGGAVEWDRDVVSKLLELQTSGEYRIAIHGQDLDALVIAQRILRKENFMVALFNRGLLDLTIPYSIQPFFCPSLENAYDWKSTKQYLGPREWSLSAKWTFRELNELPHHFERRLSSSYKAAEGYLFLFGQNEVVVALGRILVFIGGSLGALLFAFAAMNDAILLHVKIADWNLLWYAGVVGVVYSAGKAMLPTAEAQPRSSRNLFAEIDDALANVATYTHHYPDTWRGRGWDQSTYKAFSTMFKYKAQLFMMEVASVFLAPYILCVSLARCADPICEFVLATKADVPGAGEVCGYATFDFDRYSDEMWEGRTLGTKEAMFGTLTESILRSGNVEEATRQFPKPKMRHGKMEKSFFSFKTCHPGWKYPESGQLLVDRLERYQREEASAISREQQAHVEAAARQLETLARLENGSTEPNNPTNLLNDAYLRRVQTLIDAEVDTVPLPKGISNISGSNGLAMPQSSPTPLTAPVHTNPLQEDVSCSSVVPTTSYPRPSSSSTVASGLRSTLPSNAALSTELRRILNLSTLDSDISFAGSVIAGDALDTFLFEESHITTPGKQVGVKTNTIAGLMVDIIAAVLLSLRQIFLRLPNVDGNQIEGAFAGATVHIMFNFLSVAVLRRSRSRTLVARQRELGWSSEKMTESVSSLVINSNSDMVESIVLGVDDCEKAEDYTP, from the exons ATGGTGCACGAAGACGAGGGGCTATGGGATG AACTCAGTCACCAACAGAGCCGCGAGATTCAGCAGTACCAGCAGGAAACTGTTTGGCAGCCGCCATCGGCTGTAGCTTTACATTCCATTCGAACTTTGGAGACGGCAGGGCGTCTCGCCCGGACCGCCGCGAGTGAAGTGGGTCGATTCGCGCACGTTGTGTACGAAGCCGGGACGGCCGCCTACCACCAACAGCAAGAGCGACAACGGATCCAATGCCAGCGTACCAATACAAATCCCACGACCTATCTTGAGGAATTCGGGATACCCAAAGAAGCTCCCTTGCTGGACAACGATTATATGGATTACACGGCTTTCgatgaacaacaacaaagaccgGCGCATCAAAATGGCAATCCCCGCGGGGAAAACGACTTTGTCTTTTTACCAAGCTTCCGACTGCAGCCTCATCGCGATGGATGGGGCGCCGTGGCAAATCTCGATGTCTTCTTCAGTAGTTTGTACAGTTATTACTATCACCGAGGCTTGATACCGATCATTGGGAAGGGAGTGGTCGAGCTCGTGACTCTTTTCTTTACCTTGTTCTTGTCGGTCTTTGTTAGCGCGTACGTGGACTGGAAGGCTCTGAGCTCGTGCATTGATGAAGCGTCTTGCCGACCCACTTTCAAGTCATATTTAATCCGGAACCCATTCGCGCATTGGAGTCTCTGGAATACGATCGTGATACTTTACATCCTACTCTTTGCTGCCTACGGCTTGGTCGCGACACTCTCGCTCGTCCACACCATTCAACAGGCTTTGCACGCCAAATTTGTCTTTGAAGATCGGTTGGGTATCAGTGCACGAAAATTGGAAGGTGGAGCCGTCGAATGGGATCGGGACGTGGTCTCCAAACTGCTCGAGTTGCAAACATCCGGCGAATATCGCATTGCGATTCACGGGCAGGATTTGGACGCTTTGGTCATTGCGCAGCGAATCCTCCGCAAAGAGAACTTTATGGTGGCCTTGTTCAATCGAGGTTTGTTAGACTTGACCATACCGTACTCCATCCAACCCTTCTTCTGCCCCAGCCTAGAG AACGCTTACGATTGGAAGTCGACAAAGCAGTATTTGGGACCTAGAGAGTGGTCACTATCGGCTAAATGGACTTTTCGGGAACTGAACGAGTTACCGCACCATTTCGAACGACGTCTTTCGTCCTCCTACAAGGCAGCCGAAGGATACTTATTTCTTTTTGGACAGAACGAGGTTGTCGTGGCGCTCGGTCGCATTCTTGTCTTTATTGGAGGCTCATTGGGAGCACTGCTCTTTGCGTTCGCAGCAATGAACGATGCAATTCTGTTACATGTAAAGATTGCTGACTGGAATTTGTTGTGGTATGCTGGGGTAGTTGGTGTTGTCTATTCCGCAGGCAAAGCTATGTTACCAACCGCTGAAGCGCAGCCTCGAAGTTCACGAAATTTATTTGCAGAAATCGATGACGCGCTGGCCAACGTTGCAACATATACGCATCACTACCCCGATACTTGGCGCGGGCGAGGATGGGATCAATCAACGTACAAGGCATTTTCCACCATGTTCAAATATAAAGCGCAACTCTTCATGATGGAAGTAGCCTCGGTTTTCCTCGCCCCTTACATTCTCTGTGTCTCTCTAGCTCGATGCGCTGATCCAATCTGCGAATTTGTTCTTGCCACAAAGGCAGACGTACCCGGAGCAGGTGAAGTGTGCGGGTACGCCACGTTTGATTTTGACCGGTATAGTGATGAAATGTGGGAAGGTCGTACACTAGGGACCAAAGAGGCAATGTTTGGAACGCTAACGGAAAGCATTCTGCGATCTGGTAATGTAGAGGAAGCAACGAGGCAATTTCCGAAGCCAAAAATGCGACATGGTAAAATGGAAAAGAGTTTCTTCAGCTTCAAG ACGTGCCATCCCGGTTGGAAATACCCCGAATCCGGTCAGCTTTTGGTAGATAGACTAGAGAGGTATCAACGAGAAGAGGCGTCGGCTATAAGTCGAGAGCAGCAAGCTCACGTAGAAGCGGCAGCTCGTCAGCTGGAGACGCTGGCACGATTGGAAAATGGATCGACTGAGCCAAATAATCCCACCAATCTTTTGAATGACGCGTATCTACGAAGAGTCCAGACTCTGATTGATGCGGAAGTGGATACTGTCCCGCTTCCCAAGGGAATTTCAAATATTAGTGGGTCAAATGGGCTTGCGATGCCGCAGTCGTCTCCGACACCTCTTACCGCTCCGGTACACACTAATCCATTACAGGAGGATGTCTCTTGTTCGTCTGTTGTACCAACAACTTCATATCCTCGcccatcatcgtcgtcgactgTCGCTTCAGGGCTGCGTTCGACTCTGCCCTCCAACGCAGCTTTATCTACGGAGCTGCGTCGAATATTGAACTTGTCGACTCTGGATTCGGATATAAGCTTTGCCGGCAGTGTCATTGCTGGCGATGCATTGGACA cttttctttttgaagagAGCCATATTACTACTCCCGGAAAACAAGTTGGCGTCAAAACCAATACCATTGCCGGTCTTATGGTGGACATCATTGCAGCGGTGTTGCTCAGTCTGCGTCAAATATTTCTTCGATT GCCAAATGTGGATGGGAATCAGATTGAAGGCGCTTTTGCTGGGGCCACCGTCCATATCATGTTCAATTTCCTGTCCGTGGCTGTACTAAGAAGATCTAGGTCAAGAACGCTAGTGGCGAGACAGAGAGAGTTGGGGTGGTCCTCTGAAAAGATGACGGAATCAGTTTCCAGTTTAGTCATTAATTCCAACAGTGATATGGTCGAGAGCATAGTGTTGGGAGTCGATGACTGCGAGAAGGCGGAGGATTATACCCCATGA
- a CDS encoding predicted protein codes for MARVDEEEEGSAGMEKCGFVCHVILVPLGLGFWTLSLLPLLRLDVPETVDSNSEILWSSLPTIHSWSESVRSWSVLISTGLVGLFLAAPILYCGVNLWAVAPSEYSLTDEYTRERMPESMTDTTQDSQGLGVYDIDVAEINDLISEQLYIQ; via the coding sequence ATGGCTCGAgtggacgaagaggaagaaggaaGTGCCGGCATGGAAAAGTGTGGATTTGTGTGTCACGTAATCCTCGTTCCGCTCGGACTCGGATTTTGGACGTTGTCGCTGCTACCCTTGTTAAGACTCGACGTTCCAGAAACTGTCGATAGCAACTCTGAGATTTTGTGGTCTTCTCTGCCAACCATTCACTCGTGGAGTGAGTCGGTTCGCTCTTGGTCGGTGCTGATCTCGACGGGTCTCGTTGGATTGTTTCTGGCGGCACCGATTCTGTATTGTGGCGTCAACCTGTGGGCCGTTGCACCGTCAGAGTACTCGTTAACGGACGAGTACACCCGTGAGCGCATGCCCGAATCAATGACTGATACCACGCAAGACTCGCAAGGACTGGGTGTGTACGATATTGATGTGGCAGAAATCAACGATCTCATTTCGGAACAACTATATATCCAGTAA